From Cannabis sativa cultivar Pink pepper isolate KNU-18-1 chromosome 8, ASM2916894v1, whole genome shotgun sequence, a single genomic window includes:
- the LOC133029996 gene encoding alkane hydroxylase MAH1-like — MDLEIGLPEILIGGVLLLIICFLGAVGRPVFGMWPNLLRNIPRLHDFATEFLRQRDLTIEFKGPWFANLDFIITCDPRNIQHILITNFANYPKGPQFKEAFEALGDGILNVDSDLWRLQRKMFQLWSRQHKKFDSFVARTIQQKVVNDLIPFLDQVSNTRTQIDLQEAFQSMVTFESAILLIFGLDPDNYSFTFSKLEYRKAIDDIQEATLRRHFLPEVWWKLERWLQVGHERKLTKARRVFDEFMYQCIQIKRKELYQSCKSQNKEQVANSNDLMTLYMEEKETPYSDQFLKDVALNFVAAARDTLTAGLSWFFYLVATHPTIEAKILEEMKENLPTVNEDNNHNKYQFFDAEELSKLVYLQAVLYETLRLYPSVPLNHKTVAEPDILPSGHRAERKTRIFLSYYAMGRMEKIWGPDCLEFKPERWISEQGGFVYVPSHKYTVFNAGPRSCLGKDMALLQMKVLATTILSNFRLQVVEGHPVSPNITVTLNMKHGLKVWVSRRCA, encoded by the exons ATGGATCTAGAAATAGGGTTACCAGAGATTCTCATTGGAGGGGTGCTACTACTAATAATTTGCTTTCTCGGGGCGGTTGGCCGGCCAGTCTTCGGCATGTGGCCAAACCTTCTTCGAAACATTCCCCGCCTACATGACTTTGCAACTGAGTTTCTAAGACAACGCGATCTCACCATTGAGTTCAAAGGCCCCTGGTTTGCTAATTTAGATTTCATTATCACTTGTGATCCTCGAAATATTCAGCATATCCTAATCACAAACTTCGCCAATTATCCAAAGGGGCCACAATTTAAGGAGGCTTTTGAAGCTCTAGGCGATGGGATTTTGAATGTCGACTCGGATTTATGGAGACTTCAAAGAAAGATGTTTCAGTTGTGGAGCAGACAACATAAAAAATTTGACTCTTTTGTTGCAAGAACAATTCAACAAAAGGTGGTAAACGATCTGATCCCGTTTCTTGATCAAGTCTCCAACACAAGAACTCAG ATTGACTTACAAGAAGCATTCCAATCCATGGTCACCTTTGAAAGTGCAATCTTGCTGATTTTCGGCCTTGATCCGGATAATTATTCCTTTACATTCTCCAAATTGGAATACAGAAAGGCAATCGACGACATTCAAGAGGCTACACTTCGTCGACACTTTCTACCAGAAGTTTGGTGGAAATTGGAGAGGTGGCTTCAAGTTGGGCATGAGAGAAAGCTAACAAAAGCAAGAAGAGTCTTCGATGAATTCATGTATCAATGCATCCAAATAAaacggaaggagttatatcaAAGTTGTAAAAGCCAAAATAAAGAACAAGTTGCCAACTCTAATGACTTGATGACactttatatggaagaaaaagAAACACCCTACTCCGACCAATTTTTAAAGGATGTGGCTTTGAATTTTGTAGCAGCGGCAAGGGATACCTTAACAGCGGGTCTTAGTTGGTTTTTCTATCTTGTAGCTACTCACCCAACTATAGAAGCCAAAATTCTAGAAGAAATGAAGGAAAATCTTCCTACCGTTAATGAGGATAATAACCATAACAAGTATCAGTTTTTTGATGCAGAGGAGCTAAGTAAGTTGGTTTATTTACAGGCAGTATTGTATGAGACACTGAGACTATACCCCTCGGTGCCCTTGAATCACAAAACTGTTGCTGAACCAGACATTCTACCTAGTGGTCACCGGGCAGAACGAAAGACAAGAATTTTTCTGTCGTATTATGCTATGGGAAGGATGGAAAAAATATGGGGTCCGGACTGTCTAGAGTTCAAGCCCGAGAGATGGATTTCAGAGCAAGGTGGATTTGTGTATGTACCATCTCACAAATACACTGTGTTTAATGCTGGACCTAGGTCATGTTTGGGTAAAGACATGGCTTTGCTCCAAATGAAAGTACTTGCAACCACCATCCTTAGCAATTTCAGACTTCAAGTGGTGGAAGGGCATCCTGTCTCTCCAAATATTACTGTCACTCTTAACATGAAACATGGTCTTAAAGTTTGGGTTTCGAGAAGATGTGCCTGA